One Halichondria panicea chromosome 3, odHalPani1.1, whole genome shotgun sequence genomic region harbors:
- the LOC135333078 gene encoding CWF19-like protein 1 — protein sequence MKILVCGDVEGHFKQLFSRVQSILSKNKDFELLLCVGSFFSSDCQEEWSKYREGVETGQRGVYSASSGLRVAYLSGSYQGRTYQHQDKGDNLLRPYFTDSDVSWLEGQCSGEGYRGVDILLTSDWPGAVDKFTVAPDGLDLSAVGAKPLSKLAMCLKPRYHFAALHQTFYERIPYSNTSTTFDANCIVLHFMQES from the exons ATGAAAAT TCTGGTGTGTGGAGATGTGGAGGGTCACTTCAAGCAACTATTTAGCAGAGTCCAGAGCATCCTCTCCAAGAACAAAGACTTTGAG CTGCTGTTGTGTGTTGGAtctttctttagctctgactgcCAGGAGGAGTGGAGCAAGTATCGGGAGGGGGTGGAAACAG GTCAGCGTGGAGTGTACAGTGCGTCCAGTGGTCTGAGGGTGGCCTATCTCAGTGGGAGCTACCAGGGGAGGACCTATCAGCATCAAGACAAGGGAGATAATCTATTG CGACCATATTTCACTGACTCTGATGTGTCCTGGCTGGAGGGTCAGTGCAGTGGAGAGGGCTACCGTGGAGTGGACATTCTCCTCACCTCTGATTGGCCCGGGGCAGTGGACAAGTTCACAGTGGCTCCT GACGGACTGGACCTGAGTGCAGTGGGGGCAAAGCCTCTGAGTAAACTGGCCATGTGTCTCAAGCCACGCTACCATTTTGCAGCTCTACACCAAACCTTCTATGAGAGAATAccgtacag TAATACCTCCACAACTTTTGATGCTAACTGTATTGTGCTTCATTTCATGCAGGAATCATAA